A stretch of the Pseudomonas helvetica genome encodes the following:
- a CDS encoding sugar kinase, whose translation MNTLSPLGPDSPRIALIGECMIELQQRADGSLQQSFGGDTLNTAVYLSREMGDGATVDYVTALGDDSFSDAMCQSWSEEGIGLGMVQRLRGRLPGLYCIQTDASGERRFLYWRNEAAVRDCFTTPAAAPILAALPDYDVLYFSGITLAVLGEAGRKKLIETLIEARQRDARIVFDNNYRPRLWSSVEQARTAYREVLPYVDLALLTVDDEQALFGFSDEAAVFAAYEQIGIPEVVLKRGAEPCLIRCDGESFEVPALRVERVVDTTAAGDSFSAAYLASRLRGASPAEAAEAGHRLASRVIQVPGALIPKD comes from the coding sequence ATGAACACCCTCAGCCCTCTCGGCCCCGACAGCCCGCGCATTGCGCTGATCGGCGAGTGCATGATCGAGTTGCAGCAGCGCGCCGACGGCAGTTTGCAACAGAGTTTTGGCGGCGACACCCTGAACACCGCGGTCTACCTGTCTCGTGAAATGGGTGATGGGGCCACGGTGGATTACGTCACCGCGCTGGGCGATGACAGCTTCAGCGATGCCATGTGCCAGAGCTGGTCCGAAGAAGGTATCGGTCTGGGCATGGTCCAGCGACTGCGGGGACGTTTGCCCGGTTTGTACTGCATCCAGACCGATGCTTCGGGTGAACGTCGTTTTCTCTATTGGCGCAACGAAGCCGCCGTGCGCGATTGCTTTACCACGCCGGCGGCGGCACCGATTCTTGCGGCGCTGCCGGATTACGACGTGCTGTATTTCAGTGGCATCACCCTGGCGGTGCTGGGCGAAGCAGGGCGTAAAAAGCTCATCGAGACACTGATTGAAGCCCGTCAGCGGGATGCGCGGATCGTCTTTGACAACAACTATCGGCCGCGTTTGTGGAGCAGCGTCGAACAGGCTCGGACGGCGTACCGGGAAGTCTTGCCCTATGTCGATCTGGCACTGCTGACAGTGGATGATGAACAGGCGTTGTTCGGCTTTTCCGATGAGGCGGCGGTGTTCGCCGCCTACGAGCAGATCGGCATACCGGAAGTGGTGCTCAAGCGCGGCGCCGAGCCGTGTCTGATTCGCTGTGACGGTGAGTCGTTCGAGGTTCCGGCGTTACGCGTCGAGCGGGTGGTGGACACCACGGCGGCGGGGGATTCGTTCAGCGCGGCGTATCTGGCCAGTCGGCTCCGTGGCGCAAGCCCGGCAGAGGCTGCAGAAGCCGGGCATCGGTTGGCGAGCCGGGTGATCCAGGTTCCGGGGGCACTGATCCCCAAAGATTGA
- a CDS encoding amino acid deaminase, whose product MSSALNIAAVEKGAGQPGANLVRDVSLPALVLHREALEHNIHWMQAFVSHSGAELAPHGKTSMTPSLFRRQLEAGAWGITLATAVQTRAAYAHGVRRVLMANQLVGAPNMALIAELLADPSFDFYCMVDHPDNVADLGAFFAARGLRLNVMIEYGVVGGRCGCRSEAEVLALAEAIKAQPGLALTGIEGYEGVIHGDQAVSGIRDFAASLVRLAVQLQDSGAFAISKPIITASGSAWYDLIAESFEAQNAGGRFLSVLRPGSYVAHDHGIYKEAQCCVLDRRSDLHEGLRPALEVWAHVQSLPEPGFAVIALGKRDVAYDAGLPVPLLRYRAGVLPAIGDDVSACKVTAVMDQHAFMTVAPGVQLRVGDIISFGTSHPCLTFDKWRTGCLVDEQLNVIESMETCF is encoded by the coding sequence ATGTCTTCTGCCTTGAACATCGCCGCCGTGGAAAAGGGCGCCGGCCAACCCGGCGCCAACCTGGTGCGTGACGTCAGCCTGCCGGCGCTGGTGCTGCACCGCGAAGCGCTGGAGCACAACATTCACTGGATGCAGGCATTCGTCAGCCACAGCGGTGCCGAGCTGGCGCCGCACGGTAAAACCAGCATGACCCCGTCGTTGTTTCGTCGCCAACTGGAGGCGGGCGCCTGGGGCATTACCCTCGCCACTGCGGTGCAGACTCGTGCCGCCTACGCCCATGGCGTGCGCCGGGTGTTGATGGCCAATCAGTTGGTGGGGGCGCCAAACATGGCGCTGATCGCCGAGTTGCTGGCAGATCCGTCTTTCGACTTTTACTGCATGGTCGATCACCCGGACAACGTTGCCGACCTCGGGGCATTTTTCGCCGCGCGCGGCCTGCGCTTGAACGTGATGATCGAGTACGGCGTGGTTGGCGGCCGTTGCGGCTGCCGCAGCGAAGCCGAAGTGCTGGCACTGGCTGAGGCGATCAAAGCGCAGCCGGGGTTGGCATTGACCGGCATTGAAGGCTACGAAGGGGTGATTCACGGCGACCAGGCGGTCAGCGGCATCCGCGACTTTGCTGCATCCCTGGTACGCCTCGCGGTGCAGTTGCAAGACAGCGGCGCTTTCGCCATCAGCAAGCCGATTATCACTGCGTCGGGCTCGGCCTGGTATGACCTGATCGCCGAGTCGTTCGAAGCCCAAAACGCCGGCGGACGTTTCCTCAGCGTGCTGCGTCCGGGCAGTTACGTGGCTCACGACCATGGCATCTACAAGGAAGCACAATGCTGCGTGCTCGATCGTCGAAGCGATTTGCATGAAGGCCTGCGTCCGGCACTGGAAGTCTGGGCCCATGTGCAGTCGTTGCCGGAGCCGGGGTTTGCGGTGATTGCCCTGGGCAAGCGCGATGTAGCGTATGACGCGGGGCTGCCGGTGCCGTTGCTGCGTTACCGGGCGGGTGTGCTGCCAGCGATCGGTGATGACGTCAGTGCCTGCAAAGTGACGGCGGTGATGGATCAGCATGCGTTCATGACGGTCGCGCCCGGGGTTCAGTTGCGTGTGGGCGACATCATCTCGTTCGGTACGTCTCACCCGTGCCTGACCTTCGACAAATGGCGCACCGGTTGCCTGGTGGATGAGCAGTTGAACGTCATCGAAAGCATGGAAACCTGCTTTTAA
- a CDS encoding IclR family transcriptional regulator: protein MTEDTIKRRARGLDRAFDILDFLKEIGQPLRPNDIASGIGSPKSTVYELVASLLERRILEPVGKEGHVYLGRQLYFLGQAHLRHFDLSREADHALQEIVSQTRETAQMCLLNGRKYTVALMKEGERHFRISSDIGENAPIPWTASGRLLLAHLSDQQIIDLIDEDDFILPDGERLPLERFLAEIRQAAIDGFFSFDSVADTFTHCFAAPVKDPSGVAIATLCIVAPRADAKNNYNDYRRVLIESANNLARRINE from the coding sequence ATGACCGAAGACACCATCAAGCGCCGGGCTCGCGGTCTGGACCGGGCGTTCGATATCCTCGACTTCCTCAAGGAAATTGGCCAGCCGCTGCGCCCGAACGATATCGCCAGCGGTATCGGCAGCCCGAAATCCACGGTCTACGAACTGGTCGCGTCGCTGCTTGAACGACGGATTCTCGAACCGGTGGGCAAGGAAGGTCACGTCTATCTTGGCCGGCAACTGTACTTTCTGGGGCAAGCGCATTTGCGCCATTTCGACCTGAGCCGCGAGGCCGATCATGCCTTGCAGGAAATCGTCAGCCAGACCCGCGAAACCGCGCAGATGTGCCTGCTCAACGGGCGCAAGTACACGGTGGCGCTGATGAAGGAGGGCGAACGGCACTTCCGCATTTCCTCGGACATCGGCGAGAACGCGCCGATCCCGTGGACCGCTTCCGGGCGCTTGTTGCTGGCGCACTTGAGCGATCAGCAAATAATCGACCTGATCGATGAAGATGACTTCATCCTGCCTGATGGCGAACGCCTGCCGCTGGAGCGTTTTCTGGCGGAAATCCGTCAGGCCGCTATCGACGGATTCTTCTCCTTCGACAGCGTCGCCGACACCTTTACCCATTGCTTCGCCGCCCCGGTGAAAGACCCGAGTGGCGTCGCCATTGCGACCCTGTGCATCGTCGCCCCAAGGGCCGATGCCAAGAACAATTACAACGACTATCGCCGGGTGCTGATCGAAAGTGCGAACAACCTGGCCCGTCGCATCAACGAATAA
- a CDS encoding peptidylprolyl isomerase gives MKAQARHILVKTAEEAEQLKQRIAKGEAFDVLAKKYSTCPSGKRGGDLGEVRPGQMVGAIDAVIFKKPLRVVHGPIKSKFGYHLVQVFYRD, from the coding sequence ATGAAAGCTCAAGCCCGCCATATTCTGGTGAAAACCGCCGAAGAGGCCGAACAGCTCAAACAACGTATCGCCAAGGGTGAAGCCTTTGATGTGCTGGCCAAGAAGTATTCCACCTGCCCGTCTGGCAAACGCGGAGGTGACCTGGGCGAAGTTCGGCCCGGGCAGATGGTTGGCGCCATCGATGCGGTGATCTTCAAGAAACCGCTGCGTGTCGTGCATGGGCCGATCAAAAGCAAGTTTGGTTATCACCTGGTGCAGGTGTTTTACCGCGATTGA
- a CDS encoding PAS domain-containing protein, which translates to MNGSPTGSDAQALIARLDWAQSPLGSASHWPQSLRTAVDIVIHSPMPMLLLWGPELSQIYNDGFALLAGNKHPQAFGQPTHQTWPELKDFTDPIYSAVLQGQVRSYSEQRFSLQRDGGESDVWLDLTYSPIRDERGQVAGILVTAIETNERRRIALELKQRSEASLKAQHETEERLQLALAATDAVGTWDWDIGEDRFIADAHFAQLHSVDPALASQLPITEYLNGVHPEDRGMVARSIKHCISHGSEYAEEYRLLQASGEVRWVFARGRCYKDHHGRPLRFLGAALDLTERKHTEQELRQSQTELQLIINAMPVLIGYVDHEQRFRLNNSAYLDWYGMTPQELYGKTIREILGDELYATRVEHISAALAGKACSFEAYSPHRDGRPRYALMKYLPRFGSDGAVNGFYIFVIDETERKQTEEALRNLNETLEERVDTRTKALAEANHRLQNEMFERERAEDALRHAQKMEAVGQLTGGIAHDFNNMLTGIIGSLDLMQRYIADGRSDEIGRFADAAVSSANRAAALTHRLLAFSRRQSLDRRPLEPNTLVRSLEELLRRTKGEHIELKFQLAPEVWPVNTDANQLENALLNLVINARDAMPEGGELVIETANSYLDGNDISTLEPVKAGDYVMLGVSDNGTGMTPRVLAKAFDPFFTTKPIGQGTGLGLSMIYGFAQQSGGHVTLSSEPGQGTSVRLYLPRLHNAPQHSSLAAVSLGSPYATAGESVVLVEDDPAVRMLVLNVLNELGYIAHEAQDAKNALPLLESDLRIDLLVTDVGLPGMNGRQLAEIARQHRPGLNVLFMTGYAEKAAERQGFLDEGMDLLAKPFTLEQLAGKIRHMIRRTG; encoded by the coding sequence ATGAACGGATCCCCTACCGGCAGCGACGCCCAGGCCTTGATTGCTCGACTCGACTGGGCACAAAGCCCACTGGGCTCTGCCAGCCACTGGCCGCAGAGCCTGCGCACCGCCGTGGACATCGTGATTCACTCGCCCATGCCCATGCTGTTGTTATGGGGACCAGAGCTCTCGCAGATCTACAACGACGGCTTTGCGCTGCTGGCCGGCAACAAGCATCCGCAGGCTTTCGGACAACCCACGCACCAGACATGGCCAGAACTTAAAGACTTCACCGACCCCATTTATAGCGCTGTCCTACAAGGCCAAGTGCGTTCCTACAGCGAGCAGCGTTTCAGCCTGCAACGTGATGGCGGCGAATCGGATGTCTGGCTGGACCTGACCTACAGCCCGATTCGTGACGAACGTGGGCAGGTCGCCGGGATCCTGGTCACCGCCATCGAAACCAATGAGCGCCGACGCATCGCCCTGGAGCTCAAACAACGCTCGGAGGCCAGTCTCAAGGCCCAGCACGAAACCGAAGAGCGCCTGCAACTGGCCCTCGCCGCCACCGACGCGGTGGGCACCTGGGATTGGGATATCGGCGAAGATCGCTTTATTGCCGATGCTCACTTCGCCCAGTTGCACAGTGTTGATCCGGCACTGGCCAGCCAACTGCCCATCACCGAATACCTCAACGGCGTGCACCCGGAAGACCGGGGCATGGTCGCCCGCAGCATCAAGCATTGCATCAGCCATGGCAGCGAATACGCCGAGGAATACCGACTGCTGCAAGCCAGTGGCGAAGTGCGCTGGGTCTTTGCCCGAGGCCGCTGCTACAAGGATCACCACGGTCGCCCCCTGCGTTTTCTCGGTGCCGCTCTGGACCTGACCGAGCGCAAGCACACCGAACAAGAGTTACGGCAAAGCCAGACCGAGCTGCAGCTGATCATCAACGCCATGCCGGTGCTGATCGGCTATGTCGATCATGAACAACGCTTTCGCCTGAACAACAGCGCGTACCTGGACTGGTACGGCATGACCCCGCAGGAGCTGTACGGTAAAACCATTCGCGAAATTCTCGGCGACGAACTCTATGCCACCCGCGTCGAACACATCAGCGCCGCGCTGGCGGGCAAAGCCTGCAGTTTCGAGGCCTATTCACCGCACCGCGACGGCCGACCGCGTTACGCACTGATGAAGTACCTGCCACGCTTTGGTTCTGACGGTGCGGTCAATGGCTTCTACATTTTCGTGATCGACGAAACCGAGCGCAAACAGACCGAGGAAGCCCTGCGCAACCTCAACGAGACGCTGGAAGAACGGGTCGACACACGCACCAAGGCACTGGCTGAAGCCAACCATCGCCTGCAAAACGAGATGTTTGAGCGTGAACGCGCCGAAGATGCGTTGCGCCATGCCCAAAAAATGGAAGCCGTCGGCCAACTCACTGGCGGTATCGCCCACGACTTCAACAACATGCTGACCGGGATTATTGGCAGCCTGGACCTGATGCAGCGCTACATTGCCGATGGGCGTAGCGATGAGATCGGCCGCTTTGCCGATGCGGCCGTGTCGTCAGCCAATCGGGCTGCCGCCTTGACTCACCGGCTGCTGGCATTCTCCCGCCGACAATCGCTGGACCGTCGACCGCTCGAGCCCAACACGCTGGTGCGTTCGCTCGAAGAGCTGTTGCGCCGCACCAAGGGCGAGCATATAGAACTGAAGTTTCAGCTGGCACCGGAAGTCTGGCCGGTCAACACCGATGCCAACCAACTGGAAAACGCCCTGCTCAACCTGGTGATCAACGCCCGCGATGCAATGCCTGAGGGCGGCGAGCTGGTGATTGAGACCGCTAATAGCTACCTCGATGGCAACGACATCAGCACCCTTGAGCCGGTCAAGGCCGGTGACTATGTGATGCTCGGCGTAAGCGACAACGGTACCGGCATGACTCCGCGCGTATTGGCCAAGGCCTTCGATCCGTTCTTCACCACCAAACCCATCGGCCAGGGCACCGGGTTGGGGTTGTCGATGATTTATGGCTTCGCCCAGCAATCCGGCGGCCACGTGACCCTCAGCAGTGAGCCGGGACAAGGCACGTCGGTGCGCCTGTATTTGCCACGCCTGCACAACGCGCCTCAGCACAGCTCGCTGGCGGCAGTCAGCCTGGGCAGCCCCTATGCAACGGCGGGCGAGTCGGTGGTGCTGGTCGAAGACGACCCTGCGGTGCGTATGCTGGTGCTCAATGTGCTGAACGAACTGGGCTACATCGCCCATGAGGCGCAAGATGCCAAAAACGCCCTGCCGCTGCTGGAGTCTGACCTGCGTATCGATCTGCTGGTAACCGATGTCGGCCTGCCCGGCATGAATGGCCGGCAACTGGCGGAAATCGCCCGTCAGCATCGACCTGGGCTTAACGTGCTGTTCATGACCGGCTACGCGGAAAAAGCCGCCGAACGTCAGGGTTTTCTCGACGAGGGCATGGACCTGTTGGCCAAGCCCTTCACCCTTGAACAACTGGCCGGCAAGATTCGCCACATGATCCGCCGAACCGGATGA